In Harmonia axyridis chromosome 6, icHarAxyr1.1, whole genome shotgun sequence, a single window of DNA contains:
- the LOC123682155 gene encoding H(+)/Cl(-) exchange transporter 7, protein MDELDVNFTGSNQQQRNTNPQRFTNLPSVNSIENVDDNSNCPSEQLITSSVRRRVQVTKEKIETGCLNILSAKYESLDYDTCENYLFLDEERKKGFTFVAQKSISRWFVFLLIGIITALIACIIDISIEELSTRKYAALSEYVDRYVTEGKLYIPFLLWVAFNVLPVFIGSTLVSYVEPIAGGSGIPQVKCYLNGVKIPRVVRIKTLFVKSIGVILSVVGGLAGGKEGPMIHSGAVVAAGISQGKSSTFRKDLNIFKYFRDDHEKRDFVSGGAAAGVSAAFGAPVGGVLFSLEEGTSFWNQGLTWRTFFASVVSTFTLNVVLSLYHGVPGNLNYPGLLNLGKFETFKYQLYELPIFVLMGIFGGFLGACWNHINFKLAVFRMRYIKKRYAKVIEACLVAAVSAAIGFLMMFFINDCKPLGQDPTKYPTQLYCDDGQYNVLASIWFQTPEASVRSLLHDPPNTHNALSLAYFVIVYYFLACWTYGLSTSIGLFIPTLLTGAAWGRLVSVGLIYLFPNSAIAQPGKYALIGAAAQLGGVVRMTISLTVIIMETTGDISFALPLIITLIAAKWTGDFFNEGIYDTYIQLSGVPLLPWEPPPLVHNIYASEVMSHPAITLKCVENVGHIVELLRLTSYNGFPVVDTPASDQREIRTSGRIRGLILRDQLIIILLKKIFNETAECWDDVNLDLFRDHYPRYPTVNDILLSEQEKTFSVDLRPFMNPSPYTVLHSASLPRMFRLFRALGLRHLPIVNDTNEVIGMVTRKDLARYRVWHHQGRIGVEELLISKEI, encoded by the exons ATGGATGAATTAGATGTAAATTTCACTggatcaaatcaacaacaaagaAACACAAATCCTCAAAGATTTACG AACTTGCCTTCTGTTAATTCTATTGAAAATGTGGATGATAACTCAAATTGTCCTTCAGAACAATTGATAACATCTTCTGTTAGAAGAAGAGTGCAGGtcaccaaagaaaaaattgaaacaggGTGTCTTAACATTTTATCAGCAAAATATGAG agtTTGGACTATGATACATGCGAAAATTACCTATTTTTAGATGAGGAACGCAAAAAAGGATTTACGTTTGTGGCTCAAAAAAGTATATCCAGATGGTTTGTATTTTTATTAATAGGAATAATTACTGCTCTGATAGCATGTATAATTGATATTTCCATAGAGGAGTTGTCTACTAGAAAATATGCAGCACTAAGCGAAT ATGTTGATCGATATGTTACAGAGGGAAAACTGTACATTCCTTTCTTATTATGGGTGGCTTTTAATGTCCTTCCAGTGTTCATTGGATCCACCTTAGTTTCTTATGTGGAGCCAATTGCTGGTGGAAGTGGCATTCCTCAAGTAAAATGTTACTTGAATGGTGTAAAAATACCTAGAGTTGTTAGGATAAAGACATTGTTTGTAAAAAGTATAGGAGTTATTCTTTCTGTAGTAGGAGGACTAGCTGGTGGAAAG GAAGGACCAATGATTCATTCTGGCGCAGTTGTAGCTGCCGGTATTTCACAGGGTAAAAGTAGTACGTTCAGGaaagatttgaatatattcaagtACTTCAGAGATGATCACGAAAAAAGAGATTTCGTATCTGGAGGTGCTGCAGCTGGTGTCTCAGCAGCCTTCGGTGCACCTGTTG GGGGTGTGCTTTTTAGCCTGGAAGAGGGTACAAGTTTCTGGAATCAAGGTCTGACGTGGAGAACATTTTTTGCCTCTGTCGTTAGTACCTTCACCCTTAATGTTGTCCTTTCATTATATCACGGGGTTCCCGGAAATCTCAACTACCCTGGTTTACTCAACTTGGGAAAGTTTGAAACGTTTAAGTATCAACTGTATGAATTGCCAATTTTCGTACTGATGGGTATATTTGGTGGGTTTCTGGGGGCTTGCTGGAACCAtattaactttaagttggctgTGTTTCGTATGAG GTATATAAAGAAGAGATATGCCAAAGTGATTGAAGCTTGTTTGGTGGCAGCAGTCAGCGCTGCTATAGGTTTCCTGATGATGTTTTTCATAAATGACTGTAAACCATTAGGACAAGATCCTACGAAATATCCAACACAG ctCTACTGTGACGATGGTCAATATAACGTTCTTGCCAGTATATGGTTTCAAACCCCAGAAGCATCGGTTAGATCTTTACTTCACGATCCGCCAAATACTCACAATGCTCTATCTTTAGCGTATTTTGTGATTGTATACTATTTCCTAGCATGTTGGACTTACGGACTCTCCACATCTATTGGTCTTTTCATTCCAACTCTTCTCACTGGAGCCGCCTGGGGTCGCTTGGTATCAGTTGGCTTGATCTACCTTTTTCCAAATAGT gcTATTGCTCAACCTGGAAAGTATGCCCTGATTGGGGCAGCTGCCCAATTAGGAGGTGTTGTAAGAATGACAATCAGCTTAACTGTGATAATAATGGAAACTACTGGTGATATATCGTTCGCTCTACCGCTTATCATTACTCTGATTGCAGCGAAATGGACTGGTGACTTCTTCAATGAA GGTATTTACGACACCTATATTCAATTGAGTGGAGTGCCTTTGTTACCTTGGGAGCCACCACCGTTAGTCCATAACATCTATGCAAGTGAGGTTATGTCTCATCCGGCCATTACTCTGAAATGTGTCGAGAATGTGGGGCATATTGTAGAACTTTTACGTTTGACTTCTTACAATGGTTTTCCTGTAGTTGATACACCGGCATCTGATCAG agggaaattagAACTTCTGGAAGAATCAGAGGCCTTATTTTAAGGGACCAGCTTATAATCATTTTATTGAAGAAGATTTTTAATGAAACTGCGGAATGTTGGGATGACGTCAATTTGGATCTGTTCAGGGATCATTATCCTAGATATCCAACTGTAAAC GATATTTTACTAAGCGAACAAGAGAAAACCTTTAGTGTCGATCTTAGACCTTTTATGAATCCATCTCCTTACACAGTGCTTCAT TCTGCATCTTTACCAAGAATGTTCAGGTTATTTAGGGCACTTGGATTAAGACATTTGCCCATCGTCAATGATACTAATGAA gtGATAGGTATGGTCACAAGAAAAGATCTTGCGAGATACAGAGTGTGGCACCACCAAGGCAGAATAGGTGTAGAAGAATTGTTGATTTCTAAAGAGATTTAA
- the LOC123682157 gene encoding phosphatidylinositol N-acetylglucosaminyltransferase subunit Q — MTKFEKRIIIFIPNNLEERKSGFLEGFSKEFQDCQAFFVTNNKVIKDSSKCIGYISKKDAKDLKYLNGGQWVHINSLNSSVTLSDKPHNKILKVYYELDVFGRIYKVQPDAIDLGVYFQELINHFRNRRVTSHTNGTKGFIELIALFIIKFLDVIFKVISYQKIIKYSSTINYFGESCMLGKWLLTSLIRRENGPKIINLLVSIAFDLMLGLYIIKYFVYYKKDVLFFIEDIGEVAIVTLKELLNYLMGSPIGLKLNHAFNNALGLFFFYNINLWKLFIQELYPMLLNYLQYLIKSGIFGFSFQLALISDILSLTTFHVYCIYVYAAKLFQLQIKSIISLWRLFIGRKYNPLRERVDSCQYTQHQLFIGTLGFTILLFLLPTTTLYYVVFTTLRLVFLIINGILYRLRYLLRCLPIYVTLLWILNSSTLAGNLELELKQFENVDNLSITVKMKSLPYRTSLSTFTPDFIEPINGLKWGSLIHNLFTGVLI; from the exons ATgactaaatttgaaaaaagaattattatttttattcctaATAATTTAGAAGAACGGAAATCTGGTTTTTTAGAAGGCTTCTCCAAAGAGTTTCAAGACTGTCAAGCCTTTTTTGTTACAAATAATAAAGTTATAAAAGATTCTTCCAAATGCATAGGTTATATAAGTAAAAAAGATGCCAAAGACTTAAAATACCTTAATGGAGGTCAATGGGTGCATATAAATTCACTAAACTCTTCCGTTACTTTGTCAGATAAACCTCATAATAAGATATTAAAAGTTTATTATGAGTTGGATGTTTTCGGAAGAATTTATAAAGTACAACCCGATGCTATAGATTTGGGTGTTTATTTCCAAGAACTTATTAATCATTTCCGAAACAGAAGAGTTACTTCACATACAAATGGAACCAAAGGCTTTATAGAACTCATTGCTttatttataatcaaatttcttGATGTGATATTCAAA GTAATTAGttatcagaaaataataaaatattcttccACTATAAATTATTTTGGAGAAAGCTGTATGTTAGGAAAATGGTTACTGACAAGTCTTATCAGAAGAGAAAATGGTcctaaaataataaatcttttagTATCAATAGCATTCGATTTAATGCTCGGCTTGTAcataattaaatattttgtttactACAAAAAAGATgtcttattttttattgaagatatTGGAGAG GTTGCAATTGTTACATTGAAAGAGTTGTTAAATTATCTCATGGGTTCTCCCATAGGACTTAAGCTGAATCATGCCTTCAATAATGCTCTaggcttattttttttttacaatattaaTTTATGGAAACTGTTCATTCAAGAATTATATCCTATGcttctcaattatttacaataTTTAATCAAATCTGGTATCTttggattttcatttcaattagcCTTAATTTCGGATATATTATCGTTGACAACTTTTCATGTGTATTGTATTTATGTGTATGCAGCTAA ATTATTTCAGTTACAAATTAAGAGTATAATCTCTTTATGGCGTTTATTTATTGGGAGAAAGTATAATCCATTAAGGGAAAGAGTAGATTCTTGTCAATATACACAACACCAACTCTTCATTGGTACACTGGGCTTCACAATTCTTCTATTTTTACTGCCTACAACTACTTTGTATTATGTGGTTTTTACAACA TTGCGTTtagtttttttgataataaatggaATATTATACAGACTGAGATATTTACTAAGGTGCCTTCCAATATATGTAACACTTCTGTGGATTTTGAATTCTTCTACATTAGCGG GAAACTTAGAGTTAGAACTGAAGCAATTTGAGAATGTGGATAACTTAAGCATTACTGTGAAAATGAAGTCTCTTCCTTATCGTACAAGTTTAAGTACATTTACCCCCGATTTTATAGAGCCTATCAATGGGTTAAAATGGGGGTCACTTATACACAACCTGTTTACAGGAGTACTTATTTGA
- the LOC123682159 gene encoding nuclear distribution protein nudE homolog 1: MDLDDKTFENKDDEIKYWKEKAQSLNEELQNVIRESEEFESESKQLEKEYELTFSQNEKLIKDLSIANSKANLEIESLRAKLDSSNKENNRLETEVEELTKQKTELNEYVRTLEQKNDDLERARRIVEESIHGIEMSLNTAIERNAILESEIDEKENLKEKLQRLVDETRDLKQELLVKEREKLPDNDRNMNGFKSAVDINKLRETETQTTPIKRDPNTKLISPLTPGSRVMAINLVGDIIRKIGGLERSIELTRNEYMEMHKKRAATSAKSSPAPSLQRISK; this comes from the exons ATGGATCTGGACGACAAGACTTTCGAAAACAAagatgatgaaataaaatattggaaaGAAAAAGCTCAATCCCTAAATGAAGA GTTGCAAAATGTGATAAGAGAGAGTGAAGAATTCGAATCAGAATCCAAGCAGCTAGAGAAAGAATATGAACTTACCTTCagtcagaatgagaaacttaTAAAGGATTTAAGTATTGCTAATAGCAAAGCTAATTTAGAGATCGAGTCATTAAGA gcaAAACTCGATTCTagtaataaggaaaataatcgtTTGGAAACTGAAGTTGAGgaattaacaaaacaaaaaacagaACTTAATGAATATGTCCGAACTTTAGAACAAAAAAATGATGACTTGGAGAGGGCTCGAAGAATTGTTGAAGAAAGTATTCATGGCATAGAAATGTCTTTAAACACAGCAATTGAAAGAAATGCCATATTAGAATCTGAAATTGATGAGAAAGAAAATCTCAAAGAGAAGTTACAGAGACTTGTTGATGAAACAAGAG atCTTAAACAGGAGCTTTTGGTTAAAGAACGTGAGAAACTACCAGACAATGACAGAAACATGAATGGTTTCAAGTCGGCTGTTGATATTAATAAACTGAGGGAAACAGAAACGCAAACTACACCTATTAAAC GGGatccaaatacaaaattaaTATCACCACTGACCCCAGGATCTCGAGTTATGGCCATAAACTTGGTTGGTGACATTATTAGAAAAATAGGT GGTTTAGAACGTAGCATAGAACTCACCCGAAATGAATATATGGAAATGCATAA gaaacgAGCAGCAACGTCAGCCAAAAGTAGTCCAGCACCTAGCCTACAACGTATATCTAAATGA
- the LOC123682163 gene encoding 40S ribosomal protein S20-like gives MATKEVNPEKIGQETTPVHRIRITLSSRNVSSLQKVCKDLINEAKKKNVKVKGPVPMPTKTLRITTRKTPCGEGSKTWDRFQMRIHKRVIDLHSPSEVVKEITSISIEPGVDVEVTIADE, from the exons atg GCCACTAAAGAAGTAAATCCCGAGAAAATTGGACAGGAAACCACCCCTGTCCACCGCATCAGGATCACCTTGTCCTCACGTAACGTCAGTTCTCTGCAGAAAGTCTGTAAAGATTTGATCAATGAAGCCAAAAAGAAGAACGTAAAGGTTAAGGGGCCTGTACCTATGCCAACCAAAACACTCCGTATTACCACCCGTAAAACTCCTTGTGGTGAAGGTTCTAAAACTTGGGACAGATTCCAGATGAGAATTCACAAAAGGGTTATCGATTTACACTCGCCTTCCGAAGTTGTCAAGGAAATTACCTCAATTTCTATTGAACCTGGTGTAGATGTTGAAGTTACTATTGCTGACGAATAA